The following are encoded together in the Cololabis saira isolate AMF1-May2022 chromosome 5, fColSai1.1, whole genome shotgun sequence genome:
- the LOC133443822 gene encoding tubulin alpha-1B chain-like gives MRECISVHVGQAGVQIGNACWELYCLEHGIQPDGQTRSDKTVGGGDDSFNTFFSETGAGKHVPRAVFVDLEPTVIDEVRSGTYRQLFHPEQLITGKEDAANNYARGHYTIGKEIIDLVLDRIRKLADQCTGLQGFLVFHSFGGGTGSGFTSLLMERLSVDYGKKSKLEFSIYPAPQVSTAVVEPYNSILTTHTTLEHSDCSFMVDNEAIYDICRRNLDIERPTYTNLNRLISQIVSSITASLRFAGALNVDLTEFQTNLVPYPRIHFPLATYAPVISAEKAYHEQLTVAEITNACFEPANQMVKCDPRHGKYMACCLLYRGDVVPKDVNAAIATIKTKRSIQFVDWCPTGFKVGINYQPPTVVPGGDLAKVQRALCMLSNTTAIAEAWARLNHKFDLMYAKRAFVHWYVGEGMEEGEFSEAREDMAALEKDYEEVGVDSVDDGGEEEAGEY, from the exons ATG CGTGAGTGTATCTCGGTGCACGTGGGCCAGGCCGGTGTTCAGATTGGAAATGCATGCTGGGAGCTTTACTGCCTGGAGCACGGCATCCAGCCGGACGGACAGACCCGAAGTGACAAGACAGTCGGCGGAGGAGACGACTCCTTCAACACCTTCTTCAGTGAAACTGGAGCTGGAAAACACGTGCCGAGAGCCGTCTTTGTGGACCTGGAGCCCACCGTCATCG ATGAGGTGCGGTCGGGGAcctaccgtcagctgttccaccCCGAGCAGCTGATCACTGGCAAGGAGGATGCTGCCAACAACTACGCCCGCGGACACTACACCATCGGGAAAGAAATCAtagacctggttctggaccggatCCGGAAACTG GCGGACCAGTGCACCGGCCTGCAGGGCTTCCTGGTGTTCCACAGCTTCGGCGGGGGCACCGGCTCTGGTTTCACCTCCCTGCTGATGGAGCGTCTGTCCGTGGACTACGGCAAGAAGTCCAAGCTGGAGTTCTCCATCTACCCGGCCCCCCAGGTGTCCACGGCGGTGGTGGAGCCGTACAACTCCATCCTGACCACCCACACCACCCTGGAGCACTCCGACTGCTCCTTCATGGTGGACAACGAGGCCATCTACGACATCTGCCGCAGGAACCTGGACATCGAGCGTCCCACCTACACCAACCTGAACCGGCTCATCAGTCAGATCGTGTCCTCCATCACCGCCTCCCTCCGCTTCGCCGGCGCCCTCAACGTGGATCTGACGGAGTTCCAGACCAACCTGGTGCCGTATCCCCGGATCCACTTCCCTCTGGCCACCTACGCCCCCGTCATCTCGGCGGAGAAGGCCTACCACGAGCAGCTGACCGTAGCTGAGATCACCAACGCCTGCTTCGAGCCGGCCAACCAGATGGTGAAGTGCGACCCTCGCCACGGCAAGTACATGGCCTGCTGCCTGCTGTACCGCGGAGACGTGGTGCCCAAAGACGTCAACGCCGCCATAGCAACCATCAAAACCAAGCGCAGCATCCAGTTCGTGGACTGGTGCCCCACCGGCTTCAAGGTGGGCATCAACTACCAGCCCCCCACCGTGGTTCCcgggggagacctggccaaggtgCAGAGGGCTTTGTGCATGCTGAGCAACACCACCGCCATCGCCGAGGCCTGGGCTCGGCTCAACCACAAGTTTGACCTGATGTACGCCAAGCGGGCCTTCGTCCACTGGTACGTGGGGGAGGGGATGGAGGAGGGGGAGTTCTCCGAGGCCCGGGAGGACATGGCGGCTCTGGAGAAGGATTAcgaggaggtgggagttgacAGCGTTGAtgatggaggagaggaagaggcagGGGAATATTAA